One stretch of Muribaculum intestinale DNA includes these proteins:
- a CDS encoding glycoside hydrolase family 2 TIM barrel-domain containing protein: protein MKKDSAILGALLLAGLPVAGFAAEPWEDPEVNEVNRAPMHTSYFAFESANKADAGKEASKNFVSLDGKWHFKWVRDRGQRPIDFWKKGYDVSGWELIDVPGNWELLGYGDPMYLNVGYPWRGNFDNNPPLVPDKNNHIGSYRRTIKVPADWKGKDVIAHFGSATSNIRLWVNGRFVGYGEDSKLENEFDVTRYLIPGQENDIAVQIDRWCDGTYFEDQDFFRFSGLARENYLYARNKNRVEDLRVQGDLTNGYTDGRLTVTAKVKGSGELTLDLIDAAGKTVASDVIKNAKGNVVKTFDITAPQKWTAETPNLYTLRATFTKGKETEVIPVNVGFRSVEIKNGQLLVNGQPVLIKGADRHELDPDGGYVVSKERMLQDIKLMKELNFNAVRTCHYPDDPYWYDLCDRYGLYITAEANIESHGMGYGDKTLAKVPAWKKATIERNDRHVARNFNHPSIIVWSLGNEAGYGPNFDAAYEYVKAMDPSRPVQYERAEKNGKSDIYCPMYSGYKGVEQFANDKADMRPMIQCEYAHAMGNSEGGFKEYWDLFRKYPKLQGGYIWDFVDQSIRWKGKNGQEIFAYGGDWNDYDPSDWNFCDNGVVSPDRVPNPHAWEVKRVQQPILTTLSAPHKVSVYNENFFRPLDNERMTWTLLHDGKAVRTGSIDRLDVAPQATVQLDIPYGDISDKGEWLLNLTYLTREGKNLVPAGHVVAEEQIVLRPYDGTNCKVCPHCALNAPALTVTDANGKLTFTSTSLNLVFDKATGFITRYDVDGTEMLVEGASIKPNFWRAPTDNDLGAGMQKKFRAWLAPEMKLTSLNEEEKAGRGIVTAMYDMPEVHATMTITYTLNGKGELNVRQAMKMLPDAKEAKVSDMFRYGMVMDMPKSFENVEFYGRGPEENYIDRHTSADLGIYDITVTDMPYRYIRPQETGTRSDLRWYVVTNSAGNGLKVTAAEPFSASALHYTIATLDEGEEKHNAHWGDIKEDNVTQLCVDLRQMGLGCVDSWGAWPMDKYLIHPADYTFDYTLTPVHGYIGNR, encoded by the coding sequence ATGAAAAAGGACTCTGCCATTTTAGGCGCACTTCTCCTCGCGGGGCTACCGGTTGCCGGCTTCGCTGCCGAGCCTTGGGAAGACCCCGAGGTCAATGAAGTGAACCGCGCGCCTATGCACACCTCTTATTTTGCTTTCGAGTCGGCCAATAAAGCCGATGCCGGAAAAGAGGCATCAAAAAACTTTGTGTCGCTCGACGGAAAGTGGCACTTCAAGTGGGTACGCGACCGCGGCCAGCGACCAATCGACTTCTGGAAAAAAGGATATGACGTAAGCGGCTGGGAGCTTATCGATGTGCCCGGCAACTGGGAACTGCTCGGCTACGGCGACCCGATGTATCTCAATGTCGGCTACCCCTGGCGCGGCAATTTCGACAACAATCCGCCGCTCGTGCCCGACAAGAACAATCATATAGGGTCGTACCGCCGCACGATAAAAGTGCCCGCCGACTGGAAAGGGAAGGATGTGATAGCCCACTTCGGCTCGGCCACCTCCAACATACGCCTGTGGGTCAACGGACGATTTGTAGGCTACGGCGAGGACTCGAAACTTGAGAACGAGTTTGACGTGACCCGCTATCTCATACCCGGCCAGGAGAATGACATCGCCGTGCAGATTGACCGCTGGTGTGACGGCACCTACTTCGAAGACCAGGATTTCTTCAGATTCTCGGGTCTGGCACGTGAGAACTATCTGTATGCCCGCAACAAAAACCGCGTAGAGGACCTGCGCGTGCAGGGCGACCTGACCAACGGCTATACCGACGGACGCCTTACCGTCACAGCTAAAGTGAAAGGCTCGGGCGAACTGACACTCGACCTCATCGACGCTGCCGGCAAGACCGTGGCCTCCGACGTAATCAAAAATGCCAAAGGGAATGTAGTAAAGACATTTGACATAACCGCTCCGCAGAAATGGACTGCCGAGACTCCCAACCTGTACACCCTGCGGGCTACATTCACCAAAGGGAAAGAAACTGAGGTGATACCGGTAAATGTGGGCTTCCGCAGCGTGGAGATAAAGAACGGCCAGCTGCTCGTCAACGGCCAGCCCGTGCTGATAAAGGGCGCCGACCGCCACGAGCTCGACCCCGACGGCGGATATGTGGTGAGCAAGGAGCGCATGCTTCAGGATATCAAGCTGATGAAAGAGCTTAACTTCAACGCAGTGCGCACATGCCACTACCCCGACGACCCCTACTGGTACGACCTCTGCGACCGCTATGGCCTGTATATCACCGCCGAGGCCAATATCGAGAGCCACGGTATGGGATACGGCGACAAGACTCTGGCGAAAGTGCCCGCATGGAAGAAAGCCACAATCGAGCGCAACGACCGCCACGTGGCCCGCAACTTCAACCATCCGAGTATCATCGTGTGGTCGCTCGGCAACGAGGCCGGCTATGGACCCAACTTCGACGCCGCATATGAGTATGTAAAGGCAATGGATCCGTCGCGCCCCGTACAGTACGAGCGCGCCGAAAAGAATGGCAAGAGTGACATCTACTGCCCAATGTACAGCGGCTACAAAGGTGTGGAGCAGTTTGCCAATGACAAGGCCGACATGCGCCCTATGATACAGTGTGAATATGCCCACGCCATGGGTAACTCCGAGGGAGGATTCAAGGAATACTGGGACCTCTTCCGCAAATATCCCAAACTCCAGGGCGGATACATCTGGGACTTCGTAGACCAGTCGATACGCTGGAAGGGTAAGAACGGACAGGAGATATTCGCCTACGGAGGCGACTGGAACGATTACGACCCGTCGGACTGGAACTTCTGCGACAACGGTGTGGTATCGCCCGACCGTGTGCCCAATCCGCACGCATGGGAGGTAAAGCGAGTGCAGCAGCCTATCCTCACCACCCTCTCCGCACCTCACAAGGTAAGCGTATACAATGAGAATTTCTTCCGTCCGCTCGACAATGAGCGCATGACATGGACTCTGCTCCACGATGGCAAAGCGGTGCGAACAGGCAGTATCGACCGCCTCGACGTAGCTCCGCAGGCCACGGTACAGCTCGACATACCTTACGGAGACATCAGCGACAAGGGCGAGTGGCTGCTCAATCTCACCTACCTCACCCGCGAGGGGAAGAATCTTGTTCCTGCCGGACATGTTGTAGCCGAAGAGCAGATTGTACTGCGCCCGTACGACGGTACCAACTGCAAAGTGTGCCCGCATTGCGCCTTGAACGCTCCCGCTCTCACCGTAACCGATGCCAACGGTAAACTCACCTTCACAAGCACATCGCTCAACCTTGTTTTTGACAAAGCCACCGGCTTTATCACCCGCTATGATGTAGACGGCACAGAGATGCTTGTCGAGGGTGCATCAATCAAGCCGAACTTCTGGCGTGCTCCGACCGACAATGACCTTGGCGCAGGCATGCAGAAGAAATTCCGCGCCTGGCTCGCTCCCGAAATGAAACTGACCTCGCTCAACGAAGAGGAGAAAGCGGGCCGTGGGATTGTCACCGCCATGTATGATATGCCCGAGGTACACGCCACAATGACCATCACCTACACACTCAACGGCAAGGGTGAGCTCAACGTGCGCCAGGCAATGAAGATGCTTCCCGACGCGAAAGAGGCCAAGGTGTCCGACATGTTCCGCTACGGAATGGTGATGGATATGCCCAAGAGTTTCGAGAATGTAGAGTTCTATGGCCGCGGTCCTGAGGAGAACTACATCGACCGTCACACTTCGGCCGACCTCGGCATATATGACATCACCGTGACCGACATGCCCTACCGCTATATCCGCCCGCAGGAGACCGGCACACGCAGCGACCTGCGCTGGTATGTCGTGACCAACTCCGCCGGCAACGGTCTTAAAGTGACTGCCGCCGAACCGTTCTCGGCATCGGCTCTCCACTACACAATAGCGACTCTTGACGAGGGCGAGGAGAAGCACAACGCACACTGGGGTGACATCAAGGAGGACAATGTTACACAGCTCTGTGTCGACCTCCGCCAGATGGGCCTCGGATGTGTGGATTCGTGGGGCGCATGGCCTATGGACAAGTACCTCATCCATCCCGCCGACTACACCTTCGACTATACACTGACCCCTGTACACGGATATATCGGCAACCGCTGA
- a CDS encoding glycoside hydrolase family 28 protein: MKFVSATLCRILAVIAILWTFPGAYGSDYGQLPFDMQEVKAPSIPEYTVSLIDFGATGDGHHHNTEAFQRAFEHLKEKGGGHLNVEPGIWLTGPIALESNTDLHLEHGSILLFSDNRDDYPLFRWDVADNPARECVSPISAFDKHDISITGHGTINGRGEIWRPVKKMKLTNNQWKKLCGGGTLSDDGHIWYPSESIKECTHEKIGGAAPDDDLAWESMREFLRPVMVLPVRCERVLFEDVTFENSPRWNVRPLLCRDVT; the protein is encoded by the coding sequence ATGAAATTTGTATCAGCAACCCTATGCAGAATTTTAGCAGTCATAGCCATATTATGGACCTTTCCCGGGGCCTATGGCTCAGACTATGGCCAACTCCCTTTTGACATGCAGGAGGTAAAGGCTCCTTCGATACCGGAGTATACCGTATCGCTCATCGATTTCGGCGCCACCGGCGACGGACACCACCACAATACCGAGGCATTCCAAAGGGCTTTCGAGCATCTGAAGGAGAAGGGCGGAGGGCATCTGAACGTTGAGCCCGGAATATGGCTCACGGGGCCTATTGCCCTGGAGAGCAATACCGACCTTCATCTCGAACATGGCTCCATACTACTGTTCTCCGACAACCGCGACGACTATCCTCTGTTTCGCTGGGATGTGGCCGACAATCCGGCGAGGGAATGTGTGTCGCCAATCAGCGCATTTGACAAGCACGACATATCGATTACCGGCCACGGCACTATCAACGGACGCGGAGAGATATGGCGTCCTGTAAAGAAAATGAAGCTCACCAACAACCAGTGGAAGAAACTGTGTGGCGGAGGCACACTGTCGGACGACGGACACATATGGTATCCGTCGGAGAGCATAAAGGAGTGCACCCATGAAAAAATCGGGGGTGCCGCTCCCGACGACGACCTCGCATGGGAGAGCATGAGAGAATTCCTCCGTCCGGTAATGGTGCTGCCGGTGAGGTGTGAGCGTGTGCTGTTTGAGGACGTGACATTCGAGAACTCTCCGCGATGGAATGTACGTCCGCTGCTCTGCCGCGATGTAACGTAA